In Microvenator marinus, one genomic interval encodes:
- a CDS encoding flagellar motor switch protein FliM, protein MSAEPLSTQIEDLDSKTVNLADAPLERGGMPGSLVAVEERLAGILGAELSSLLRVRVQVELKQTTAIRFRELTEEQEPGVVNVLEFEQLGGLGVLDLSWPTFFAILDRLFGGTSTVKPPVRSRLSKVEERVARRITHVFARSMETAWRGVVPFTVKHLRIETRIASSNLTTKDEWVLQTSYEIRAEGESLGQLRLLMPSALLDPFRNRLSGPSEPRKKRDYPWEDDFRKLLPDVPVELVAELGRAQMTLDQILSLQVGEVIRLNQPAERPVMVSIAGVPKYRGDISVHFGNIAIQLRSADGRTLQAQDQNDE, encoded by the coding sequence ATGAGCGCAGAACCTCTATCAACCCAAATCGAAGACCTTGACTCCAAGACCGTCAACTTGGCGGATGCACCGCTGGAACGTGGCGGCATGCCAGGGTCTTTGGTCGCTGTCGAAGAGCGGCTCGCCGGGATTCTCGGAGCCGAGCTCTCAAGCCTTCTTCGGGTTCGAGTTCAAGTAGAGCTAAAACAAACCACCGCCATTCGTTTTCGGGAACTTACCGAGGAGCAAGAGCCGGGCGTGGTCAATGTCCTCGAGTTCGAACAACTCGGCGGCCTTGGAGTGCTCGACCTTAGCTGGCCGACTTTCTTTGCGATTCTCGACCGTCTCTTCGGTGGGACGAGCACGGTTAAACCTCCAGTGAGAAGCCGCCTTTCGAAGGTGGAAGAACGCGTCGCGCGCCGCATTACACACGTATTTGCAAGGTCCATGGAAACCGCTTGGAGAGGGGTCGTGCCGTTCACGGTCAAACACCTTCGAATCGAGACCCGGATTGCGAGCTCAAACCTGACCACAAAGGACGAGTGGGTCCTTCAAACCTCCTACGAAATTCGAGCTGAAGGCGAAAGTTTAGGGCAGCTGAGACTGCTCATGCCCTCGGCGCTTCTCGACCCTTTTCGCAATCGCCTGAGTGGCCCCTCTGAGCCTCGCAAAAAGCGAGACTACCCATGGGAAGACGACTTCAGAAAGCTGCTTCCAGACGTCCCAGTGGAACTCGTCGCGGAGCTCGGTCGAGCTCAAATGACCCTGGACCAGATTTTGAGCCTTCAAGTCGGTGAAGTTATTCGTCTGAACCAACCCGCCGAGAGGCCGGTCATGGTCAGCATTGCTGGTGTCCCAAAGTACCGCGGCGACATCAGTGTCCATTTCGGAAATATCGCAATTCAATTGCGGTCGGCAGACGGCCGCACCCTTCAAGCACAGGACCAAAACGATGAGTAA
- a CDS encoding EscU/YscU/HrcU family type III secretion system export apparatus switch protein, producing MSDETPLEDRTEEPSSKRRQQFKDEGRLAKSQELVSAMMLMGSGGVLMLMSYFSGPWVVRLADFWMNLDHAESWILAPEALLENLGHLFFFLLAPVFILLMIVGAGAHLMQTGPNLAWKALEPKPSKLNPVSGLKRLFASKDTYFNLVKTVGKVAFIGVVATVTVLVDGSEWLTLVRYPAIESGVFIHRLSAWTLFSSGVAMLIIGGLDFAWQHHRTFQQMKMTKEEAKKEYKENEGDPLFKGMRKQKHREIMSMNRLLDEVPKADVIINNPTHISVAVRYSATDGTPMVVAKGADEIATKIRQIAKENNVPMVTNVPLARALHKQVKVGDHISEEFFKAVAEVLVFVWKHHGRKSFHTR from the coding sequence ATGAGTGATGAAACTCCTTTAGAAGACCGCACAGAAGAGCCCTCGTCCAAACGCCGCCAACAATTCAAGGACGAGGGCCGACTCGCCAAGAGCCAGGAGTTGGTCTCGGCGATGATGCTCATGGGCTCCGGCGGTGTGCTGATGTTGATGAGCTACTTCTCCGGTCCTTGGGTCGTGAGGCTCGCGGACTTCTGGATGAATCTAGACCACGCCGAAAGTTGGATCCTTGCGCCGGAAGCTTTGCTCGAAAATCTGGGTCACCTCTTTTTCTTTCTTCTGGCACCCGTCTTCATACTCTTGATGATCGTGGGCGCGGGAGCTCACTTGATGCAAACCGGGCCTAACCTCGCCTGGAAGGCCCTTGAACCCAAGCCTTCTAAGCTCAATCCAGTCTCCGGCCTAAAGCGTCTCTTTGCCTCTAAGGACACTTACTTCAACCTCGTGAAGACGGTTGGAAAAGTGGCATTTATCGGTGTGGTCGCCACGGTTACGGTGCTGGTGGACGGCTCGGAATGGCTGACATTAGTGAGGTATCCAGCCATCGAATCCGGCGTTTTCATTCACAGACTTAGCGCGTGGACCTTGTTCTCGTCTGGAGTTGCCATGCTCATCATTGGCGGGCTCGACTTCGCCTGGCAACACCATCGAACGTTCCAACAGATGAAAATGACCAAAGAAGAAGCCAAGAAAGAGTACAAAGAAAACGAAGGCGACCCGCTCTTCAAAGGCATGAGGAAACAGAAACACCGAGAAATCATGTCCATGAATCGTCTTCTCGACGAGGTTCCGAAGGCCGATGTCATCATCAACAATCCGACCCATATCAGCGTGGCTGTGCGATACTCGGCAACGGACGGTACGCCAATGGTTGTGGCCAAAGGCGCTGACGAGATCGCCACCAAGATTCGGCAAATCGCAAAAGAGAACAATGTTCCGATGGTCACGAATGTCCCATTGGCCAGAGCCCTGCACAAACAGGTTAAAGTTGGTGACCATATCTCTGAAGAGTTCTTCAAAGCGGTGGCGGAAGTTCTGGTCTTTGTGTGGAAACATCATGGGAGAAAATCTTTCCACACACGTTGA
- a CDS encoding flagellar biosynthetic protein FliR produces MLDVSGMIFGVLCVFFRFFAMILVGLPFGFHSAVPIRIRVFLVLHLSFVVFVGLGMRPVAIDTLGPLAIMMVVGAEVLLGIAMGLIVRMVIWLGEGFGTLVSMATGLGFAVSIDPGTGIQSSAIGKLASMMVILLIFALNVHLNLLAVVFASFRKFAPGQAPNVASAGLGIANLGAEFLELSFRLAAPVLIVSLIAYLVLAVITRVAPQLNLFAIGFPLLIVGGLMAMGLSLPDVVTVFIDSLEALPSRLISLLKGLS; encoded by the coding sequence ATGCTTGATGTATCAGGCATGATCTTCGGGGTGCTCTGCGTCTTTTTTAGGTTCTTCGCGATGATCCTCGTAGGACTTCCGTTCGGGTTTCATAGCGCAGTGCCAATACGAATTCGTGTGTTCCTGGTCCTACACCTTTCATTCGTTGTTTTTGTCGGTCTGGGTATGCGCCCCGTAGCAATCGACACACTTGGCCCGCTCGCCATTATGATGGTGGTAGGAGCTGAAGTGTTGCTCGGGATCGCGATGGGACTCATCGTACGCATGGTAATCTGGCTCGGCGAGGGCTTTGGCACTCTCGTGAGCATGGCTACTGGTCTGGGGTTCGCAGTTTCCATCGATCCAGGGACCGGGATTCAGTCGTCAGCCATCGGAAAACTCGCGTCGATGATGGTGATCCTGCTCATCTTTGCCCTGAATGTTCACTTAAACCTCCTCGCGGTGGTATTCGCGAGCTTTAGAAAGTTCGCGCCTGGTCAGGCCCCAAACGTCGCGAGCGCAGGACTCGGCATCGCAAATCTAGGGGCCGAGTTTCTGGAGCTCTCCTTCAGGCTCGCTGCACCGGTGCTCATCGTCTCGCTGATTGCCTATCTGGTACTCGCCGTCATCACACGAGTGGCTCCGCAGCTGAACCTCTTTGCGATTGGCTTTCCCCTGCTCATCGTAGGTGGGCTCATGGCAATGGGACTCTCATTGCCAGATGTCGTTACTGTATTCATAGACTCGCTTGAAGCGCTCCCGAGCCGGCTGATTTCTCTGCTCAAGGGTTTATCATGA
- a CDS encoding flagellar biosynthetic protein FliO — MMRRFLVTLLLLVAWVQPLSAQDDPNALLNQALATPAQEAAAPAQDPYSETMWIFFVGTGLIALAGFGITQWKARRHTFDDAPMHVVHSLNLSPKHRLVVVELDGKQLLLGVSDAGIHVLNANEAQQTQAPQTQEAPKADLWLEALRQSKNLPVEPKTQEHSGLFAQVDARPQTRTNRESDSVLIGLKSLESKARATA; from the coding sequence ATGATGCGTAGATTCCTCGTCACACTTTTGCTCTTAGTTGCGTGGGTCCAGCCGCTCTCCGCGCAAGATGACCCCAATGCACTCTTAAACCAGGCCTTGGCCACACCCGCCCAAGAGGCGGCTGCGCCAGCTCAAGACCCCTATTCAGAAACCATGTGGATCTTCTTCGTGGGCACGGGTCTTATTGCACTGGCTGGCTTTGGGATCACCCAGTGGAAAGCCCGAAGGCACACCTTCGACGATGCTCCGATGCATGTGGTCCATTCACTCAACCTCAGCCCAAAGCACCGTCTGGTAGTGGTTGAGCTCGACGGCAAGCAACTTCTTCTAGGAGTCAGCGATGCAGGCATTCATGTATTGAATGCCAACGAAGCCCAGCAGACACAAGCTCCACAGACTCAAGAGGCTCCGAAAGCCGACCTCTGGCTCGAGGCGCTACGCCAGAGCAAGAATCTACCCGTCGAGCCTAAGACTCAGGAACACTCCGGACTCTTTGCTCAGGTGGATGCTCGACCTCAAACGCGCACCAATCGTGAATCAGACAGCGTTTTGATCGGCCTCAAATCACTCGAATCCAAAGCACGAGCGACCGCATGA
- a CDS encoding sensor histidine kinase, giving the protein MKSSVEIIVVARSEWASELGELEESIHVFANTHEACSFAVDCDEGPCLMLLEGNGLSIYAVVPELVRILEVNPRLDLVIYSTERAHWDLIWERFDAAGRVLICGEAPSAPSVQQFIRFHEAKNRQRLSYNSNLERSESGRMEAIGHLAAGVAHELGTPVQYAMDSAYFLTSAWQGLLNNDCSSEDLTYFREEVPAALERLNDGLLRISELLGSMRDLAPREAEEEFEVVDLSSVVKKTLKVARGTIRANTDLRTALSAEAFVSCQPSRMASVILNTVINAVHAIEESGREDGLITVSTRERGRWVILQIEDNGCGIPTENRKKIFDLFFTTKPVGVGTGQGLALVQSIVKRHGGRIAFTSNTGARESGTKFQLYFPRHQRSQEVYHENRGH; this is encoded by the coding sequence ATGAAAAGTTCAGTTGAGATCATCGTCGTGGCTCGTTCTGAGTGGGCGTCAGAATTGGGAGAGCTCGAAGAGTCCATCCACGTCTTCGCAAACACACACGAGGCATGTTCGTTTGCCGTGGATTGTGATGAGGGGCCTTGCTTGATGCTGCTCGAAGGCAACGGTTTGTCGATCTATGCTGTGGTTCCTGAACTCGTTCGTATTCTCGAGGTGAATCCCAGGCTCGACCTGGTGATTTACTCCACTGAACGAGCTCATTGGGATTTGATCTGGGAGCGATTCGATGCGGCCGGACGTGTGCTGATTTGCGGCGAGGCTCCAAGTGCTCCAAGTGTTCAACAATTTATTCGCTTTCACGAAGCAAAGAACCGGCAGCGGTTGAGCTATAATTCGAATCTTGAGCGCAGCGAGAGCGGGCGAATGGAGGCTATTGGGCACCTAGCCGCTGGCGTTGCACATGAGCTAGGCACTCCCGTTCAATACGCGATGGACAGCGCATATTTTCTCACCAGCGCGTGGCAAGGTCTGCTGAACAACGACTGCTCTTCAGAGGATCTCACCTACTTTCGCGAGGAGGTTCCTGCGGCTCTTGAGCGTCTCAATGATGGACTTCTTCGGATATCAGAACTCTTGGGCTCCATGCGAGATCTAGCGCCTAGAGAAGCCGAAGAAGAGTTCGAAGTCGTTGACCTGAGTAGCGTCGTCAAGAAGACCCTGAAAGTTGCGCGCGGTACGATTCGTGCCAACACCGACCTTAGAACTGCCCTTAGCGCCGAAGCATTCGTTTCGTGTCAGCCCAGTCGTATGGCGAGTGTGATTTTGAATACGGTGATCAATGCCGTGCACGCGATTGAAGAGTCAGGTCGCGAAGATGGATTGATCACCGTGAGCACCCGGGAGAGAGGTCGCTGGGTCATTCTGCAAATCGAAGACAATGGTTGTGGAATCCCAACCGAGAATCGAAAGAAGATTTTTGATCTCTTCTTTACCACCAAACCTGTGGGCGTTGGGACAGGTCAAGGGCTAGCATTGGTGCAGTCCATTGTGAAACGGCACGGAGGGCGCATCGCTTTCACGTCGAACACCGGGGCGCGTGAGTCGGGCACCAAATTCCAGCTATACTTTCCACGGCACCAAAGATCTCAGGAGGTGTATCATGAGAATCGGGGTCATTGA
- a CDS encoding OmpA family protein, protein MPRRPQKTDEPKEDDFIVLFTALSMILLAFFIMLNSMATIDSARSRTVISSLVGTFGSMPGFEKQRTIIELDHERPGGQTQGEIERTLRQILNGELEELDIYTQDGRVVVSVGSALIFERGGTELSPKSFRTLDTLAGIIKSIGIPVRVEGHADPAPAKPPKSNWYYSTARAAAVHRYLVSGHQIPAGSVELAGYADFRADRHGNKVARVEIIFLPEARP, encoded by the coding sequence ATGCCACGCCGTCCCCAAAAGACTGATGAGCCAAAGGAAGATGATTTCATCGTCCTCTTTACGGCCCTTTCGATGATTCTCCTGGCTTTCTTCATTATGTTGAACAGTATGGCAACAATCGATTCAGCAAGGTCTAGAACGGTGATTAGTTCGTTGGTCGGAACCTTCGGCAGCATGCCAGGGTTCGAGAAACAACGGACAATCATTGAGCTCGATCACGAAAGACCGGGTGGCCAAACTCAAGGAGAGATCGAGCGAACCCTTCGGCAGATTTTAAATGGGGAGTTGGAAGAGCTGGATATCTACACCCAAGATGGTCGGGTTGTAGTGTCAGTGGGAAGCGCGCTGATTTTTGAGCGAGGCGGAACCGAGCTCTCTCCCAAGTCGTTCAGGACCCTCGATACTCTGGCGGGAATCATCAAGTCGATTGGCATTCCGGTTCGAGTTGAGGGCCACGCTGATCCAGCACCTGCGAAGCCTCCGAAGTCCAACTGGTACTACTCGACAGCCCGGGCAGCGGCGGTGCATCGGTACCTCGTTTCAGGTCATCAGATACCAGCTGGTTCTGTAGAGCTCGCGGGTTACGCAGACTTTCGAGCAGACCGTCATGGGAACAAGGTAGCGCGCGTCGAGATCATCTTTCTTCCCGAGGCCCGGCCATGA
- a CDS encoding flagellar motor protein MotB, with protein sequence MRRQAAPEKRGSSNAWMATFSDLLMLMLTFFVLLLTMSSLDAKKVRELARSGVHQQPSSNKDSAIEFQDKAAPPLIAGMTKALGKLNGGDDDVKEQVKTLMKELLKVSGIAGEAWIEVRATGVQVTIAGDIAFDEGSAQLTKEARQFVEDYARVAQGAGSNVSVETYLATQGSFEEEDAGWELALKRADTVASTIRRSGVEGQFIRVSARGARLGADELKFVQAAEVLRLGLIVGEPGAEASVGTKQ encoded by the coding sequence ATGAGACGTCAAGCAGCTCCGGAAAAGCGGGGAAGCTCGAACGCTTGGATGGCCACGTTCTCCGACCTCCTCATGCTCATGCTGACCTTCTTCGTGCTCTTGCTCACGATGTCGAGTCTTGACGCGAAGAAGGTGCGGGAACTCGCAAGAAGCGGCGTGCATCAACAACCGAGCTCGAACAAGGACTCGGCCATCGAGTTTCAAGATAAGGCGGCACCCCCTCTGATAGCGGGCATGACAAAAGCGCTCGGCAAACTCAACGGCGGAGATGACGACGTCAAAGAGCAAGTAAAGACTCTGATGAAGGAGCTCTTAAAGGTGTCTGGGATTGCTGGTGAAGCCTGGATTGAGGTTCGCGCCACCGGCGTTCAGGTGACCATCGCAGGTGATATCGCGTTCGACGAGGGGTCGGCTCAGCTTACGAAAGAGGCGCGGCAATTTGTGGAAGACTACGCAAGGGTGGCCCAGGGGGCAGGCTCCAATGTGAGCGTAGAAACCTATCTGGCGACACAAGGCAGTTTTGAAGAAGAGGATGCTGGTTGGGAGCTCGCGCTCAAGCGTGCTGATACCGTGGCCAGTACGATCCGCAGGTCTGGCGTTGAAGGGCAATTCATAAGGGTGAGCGCACGTGGGGCCCGTCTTGGGGCCGACGAACTTAAATTCGTGCAGGCGGCAGAGGTGCTTCGGCTAGGGCTCATCGTGGGTGAGCCAGGTGCTGAGGCCTCCGTAGGCACAAAGCAATAG
- a CDS encoding flagellar basal body-associated FliL family protein, translated as MSDANEMEDVVAPKKSIGPWVAAIVLALLSNAGWAAFFVVSQSSSNEPVAQAPEAPKEEASEPGPIMDLSPFVVNLNDSVSARYLRIGISLELSSEADRAAVEKNLVPLRDQYIRHLSSLAPSQLMGAADKDDLKVVLMEKTQSVLPKRAVREIYFTEFMMQ; from the coding sequence ATGAGTGATGCGAACGAAATGGAAGATGTTGTGGCCCCAAAGAAAAGTATTGGACCTTGGGTCGCTGCTATTGTGCTGGCACTTCTCTCCAACGCCGGATGGGCAGCCTTTTTTGTCGTGTCTCAGTCCTCGAGCAACGAGCCTGTTGCCCAAGCGCCTGAGGCGCCAAAAGAGGAGGCCAGCGAGCCTGGGCCAATCATGGATTTGAGCCCATTTGTGGTGAACCTCAACGATTCCGTGAGTGCTCGGTATTTGAGGATCGGGATCTCGCTGGAGCTTAGTTCTGAGGCGGACCGGGCGGCTGTTGAAAAGAATCTGGTTCCATTGCGTGACCAGTATATTCGACACCTTTCGAGCCTTGCGCCCTCTCAGCTGATGGGGGCAGCGGACAAAGACGACCTCAAAGTGGTGTTGATGGAGAAGACTCAGAGTGTGCTTCCAAAGCGGGCCGTTCGAGAGATCTATTTTACCGAATTCATGATGCAATGA
- the fliP gene encoding flagellar type III secretion system pore protein FliP (The bacterial flagellar biogenesis protein FliP forms a type III secretion system (T3SS)-type pore required for flagellar assembly.) produces MKRALAIGFLLSFIAEPAFAQDMLQVSIPVGTEGEGTYAPALRVTLMLLALSMLPALLVSVTSFTRIVVVLGFVKQALGTQSLPPSQVIIGLSLFLTLFTMSPVLNKVHETAWQPYQAGLINDEEALEKGLVPLRAFMARHTRADELRLMLSLSNAEKPANFDEVSTLTLIPAFMLSELRAAFIMGAMIFIPFIVIDLVVASVLMAMGMMMVPPAVVSLPIKLLLFILADGWNLVVGSLVRSIMGGV; encoded by the coding sequence ATGAAACGTGCCCTTGCCATCGGATTTCTTCTAAGCTTTATCGCTGAGCCCGCGTTCGCTCAGGATATGCTTCAAGTGTCCATTCCCGTGGGTACAGAAGGAGAAGGAACCTACGCGCCAGCGCTTCGCGTCACATTGATGCTACTCGCACTCTCTATGCTGCCCGCGCTACTGGTGAGTGTCACAAGCTTCACGCGTATTGTGGTGGTGCTTGGGTTCGTAAAGCAAGCGCTCGGGACACAATCCCTGCCGCCGTCTCAGGTCATCATCGGCCTGAGCCTATTCCTGACCCTTTTCACCATGAGTCCAGTACTCAACAAGGTTCATGAGACGGCATGGCAACCCTATCAGGCCGGTTTGATCAACGATGAAGAGGCGCTCGAAAAGGGCCTTGTTCCGCTTCGAGCCTTCATGGCCAGGCATACACGAGCTGATGAACTGAGACTGATGCTCTCGCTCTCCAACGCTGAAAAACCGGCGAATTTTGACGAGGTGAGCACGCTAACACTCATCCCGGCGTTCATGCTCTCGGAGCTAAGAGCCGCTTTCATCATGGGCGCCATGATCTTCATCCCATTCATCGTCATCGACCTTGTAGTCGCGTCGGTACTCATGGCGATGGGTATGATGATGGTTCCACCGGCGGTGGTCTCACTACCCATAAAGCTCCTCCTCTTCATTCTGGCAGACGGCTGGAACCTCGTGGTTGGAAGCCTTGTACGAAGCATCATGGGAGGCGTCTAA
- the flhA gene encoding flagellar biosynthesis protein FlhA, which yields MSNLPAWLSNSKIQSLPVLIGLITIMGLMVLPVPPLLLDFLLALNITASVLVLLTAVYILRPLEFSSFPALLLVTTLFRLGLNVASTRLILLGAAEGSVEVGSIITTFGNFVVGGNAIVGIIVFLVLVIINFMVITKGAGRIAEVAARFTLDALPGKQMAVDAELAAGALTDAQAKVRRAEVQQEADFYGAMDGASKFVRGDAIAGLIITGINIVGGLLVGVTQGGVPFGEAFTNYTILTVGDGLVSQIPALLISTATGVVITRVASESDFGLEIGKQLLGTPRVLWAASAMVFLLGLIPGMPFLVFTAIAGLIGLLAHYASNQEPVVESPAEDQDSSAQRPETDLLKDMLHVEPLSLELGYALVGLVEDNGGSILLDRLVKMRRQFAETLGIVVPPIHIRDNLENDANQYKLLLRGIPIGTGTLMAGRLLAIDPGGAGSSLQGIPTKDPTFGLDALWIDSADQHRAEALGYTVVTLDTIIVTHISELLRSHAHELFGWPDLAERLDAARQESPKLVDDVLEKYTMAGMMSVMRKLLSERVSVKDFTQILEALASFKGDKNNHGAVMQEVRSLLARQISHTYMQEDGTIYAALLNRSLEDNLRRCLVHQNGEPVLACDLNTAQSLFAEIENAFGAFAAQNSEPLILAPPDLRSPLRDFLHQFFPNVDVICHREIVPNAQIVSVAQLGGSTPAMTAA from the coding sequence ATGTCCAACCTTCCGGCGTGGCTATCCAACTCAAAAATCCAAAGTCTACCCGTTCTAATCGGTTTGATTACGATCATGGGGCTCATGGTATTGCCAGTACCACCGCTCCTCTTGGACTTTCTGCTCGCCTTGAACATCACGGCGTCAGTGTTGGTGCTTCTTACGGCGGTCTACATCCTTCGACCTCTCGAGTTCTCAAGCTTCCCAGCGCTTCTTCTGGTCACCACCTTGTTCCGACTCGGACTCAATGTTGCGTCCACACGGCTCATCTTGCTGGGTGCGGCTGAAGGAAGCGTTGAGGTTGGAAGCATCATCACCACCTTCGGCAACTTCGTGGTCGGTGGTAACGCCATCGTCGGTATCATCGTCTTCCTGGTGCTGGTCATCATCAACTTCATGGTGATTACCAAGGGTGCTGGCCGGATTGCCGAGGTGGCCGCTAGATTCACGCTGGACGCTCTACCGGGCAAACAGATGGCCGTAGATGCGGAGCTCGCTGCGGGCGCACTGACCGACGCTCAAGCCAAGGTTCGACGCGCCGAGGTCCAACAAGAGGCCGACTTTTACGGCGCTATGGACGGTGCCTCAAAGTTCGTACGCGGGGATGCCATCGCCGGACTCATCATCACCGGCATCAACATCGTCGGCGGCCTCCTCGTGGGTGTTACCCAGGGTGGGGTACCTTTCGGCGAGGCCTTTACCAACTACACCATCCTGACGGTGGGCGACGGTCTCGTAAGTCAAATTCCGGCCCTGCTCATCTCCACGGCCACCGGTGTGGTCATCACGCGCGTCGCCAGCGAATCCGACTTCGGCCTTGAGATCGGAAAACAACTTCTCGGTACCCCACGCGTTCTCTGGGCAGCCTCAGCCATGGTTTTCCTTCTCGGTCTAATCCCTGGGATGCCATTCCTCGTCTTCACGGCTATCGCAGGACTTATCGGGCTATTGGCGCATTACGCGTCGAACCAAGAGCCGGTGGTCGAAAGCCCTGCAGAGGACCAGGATTCATCGGCTCAGCGTCCCGAGACTGACTTGCTCAAAGACATGCTCCATGTCGAACCTCTCTCTCTCGAGCTTGGCTACGCACTTGTGGGATTGGTCGAAGACAACGGTGGCTCCATCCTTCTCGACCGTCTCGTCAAGATGCGACGCCAATTTGCCGAAACGCTCGGGATCGTGGTGCCTCCAATTCACATCCGAGACAATCTCGAGAACGATGCAAACCAATACAAACTCCTGCTCCGTGGCATCCCCATCGGAACCGGAACGCTTATGGCCGGACGACTACTTGCTATCGACCCAGGTGGAGCGGGTTCGTCACTTCAGGGCATTCCAACAAAGGACCCAACCTTTGGGCTCGACGCGCTTTGGATCGACTCGGCGGACCAGCACCGCGCAGAAGCGCTCGGATACACGGTGGTCACACTCGACACCATCATCGTCACGCACATCAGCGAACTTCTTCGGTCCCATGCACACGAGCTCTTTGGCTGGCCAGACCTGGCCGAGAGACTCGATGCCGCACGTCAAGAGTCACCAAAGCTTGTGGACGACGTACTCGAGAAGTACACCATGGCCGGCATGATGAGCGTGATGCGAAAGCTCCTCAGCGAGAGGGTCTCAGTCAAGGATTTCACGCAAATTCTCGAAGCACTGGCGAGCTTCAAGGGAGACAAGAACAACCACGGAGCTGTGATGCAAGAGGTTCGCTCTTTGCTCGCTCGCCAAATTTCCCACACGTATATGCAAGAGGACGGCACGATATATGCCGCGCTCTTGAATCGCTCACTCGAAGACAACCTACGACGCTGCCTCGTTCATCAAAACGGTGAACCCGTGCTCGCCTGTGACCTCAATACGGCTCAGTCACTTTTTGCTGAGATCGAGAACGCCTTCGGAGCGTTCGCCGCTCAAAACTCAGAACCCCTTATCCTTGCGCCACCAGACCTCAGGTCTCCGTTGCGCGACTTTCTGCACCAATTCTTCCCCAACGTCGATGTCATCTGCCACAGGGAAATCGTCCCGAACGCGCAAATCGTTAGCGTGGCTCAACTCGGTGGAAGCACACCCGCGATGACAGCGGCTTGA
- a CDS encoding flagellar biosynthetic protein FliQ, producing the protein MSAEWIIQVIESSLILALTLGGPFMVIALGLGLTISILQAATQVNEMTLSFVPKIVGAGFCLWVGSGWMLEKWVSFTTELISVTALQGMAP; encoded by the coding sequence ATGTCCGCGGAATGGATCATTCAAGTCATCGAGAGCTCCCTGATTTTGGCCCTAACGCTAGGCGGCCCGTTCATGGTGATCGCCCTTGGTCTCGGTCTCACCATCAGCATCTTGCAGGCGGCAACGCAGGTCAATGAAATGACCTTGAGCTTCGTGCCCAAAATCGTTGGAGCCGGGTTTTGTCTCTGGGTCGGAAGCGGATGGATGCTTGAGAAGTGGGTGTCTTTCACCACCGAACTCATCTCCGTCACCGCACTTCAAGGAATGGCCCCGTGA
- a CDS encoding motility protein A: MDFATIIGLVVAFGLIIGSILVGGSLMAFVDVPSLLIVLGGTGGVALISFPLAQVLESFKVAVNVFKYPLPNIKDQNQKFLEFAEATRRDGILALEGAISSIEDPFMRRGLQLLVDGVDAEKIEAMLWDELDGVASRHRRGAQTFEALGAAAPALGLVGTLIGLVQMLQAMDDPSSIGPAMAVALLTTFYGALFANVVFNPIAGKLRVRHDEEQLGRQLVIKGLLGIARGENPRILGQQLEADLAPSMRSKED, translated from the coding sequence ATGGATTTCGCCACAATAATCGGACTTGTCGTCGCATTCGGTCTCATCATCGGGTCAATCCTGGTGGGAGGATCGTTGATGGCGTTTGTAGACGTCCCAAGCCTTTTGATCGTGCTCGGGGGTACTGGAGGCGTTGCGCTCATCTCGTTTCCTTTGGCGCAGGTGCTTGAGTCTTTCAAGGTGGCGGTCAACGTGTTCAAGTACCCGCTTCCAAACATCAAAGATCAGAATCAGAAGTTCCTCGAGTTCGCTGAAGCGACGCGTCGAGACGGCATTTTGGCCCTCGAGGGGGCAATCTCCTCCATTGAGGATCCATTCATGCGCCGTGGCCTTCAACTCCTTGTGGACGGCGTCGACGCGGAAAAGATTGAGGCGATGTTGTGGGACGAACTCGACGGTGTTGCTTCGCGTCACCGACGAGGTGCACAGACGTTTGAGGCGCTCGGAGCAGCGGCTCCAGCGCTGGGGCTGGTGGGTACGCTCATCGGTCTTGTTCAGATGCTTCAGGCCATGGATGACCCTTCGAGCATTGGTCCTGCGATGGCTGTCGCGCTCTTGACCACATTTTATGGCGCGCTTTTTGCGAACGTGGTGTTCAACCCGATCGCGGGCAAGCTTCGAGTTCGACATGACGAAGAGCAACTCGGCAGGCAGCTCGTGATCAAGGGTCTCTTGGGAATCGCTCGCGGCGAGAACCCGCGGATCCTGGGACAGCAACTCGAAGCAGACCTGGCGCCTTCAATGAGATCGAAAGAGGACTGA